DNA from Sporocytophaga myxococcoides DSM 11118:
TACATTTTACCTAAAATCTTTCTATAATGATAATTGTAATTTATCTATAGATAACCAGGCTGTAATCAATAAAACTTCAGGTGCTTATACTGGGGTTGAATATTTTATTGAGAAGTCAGGCAATATCACTTTCAACACCGCGGGTAAGAAAAAGATTAAAGTCACATTTGAAGAGACTGATTGGGTGGCAGCTATTGAATTAAGGTGGGAAGGTCCTTCAATTAGCAAGCAAATCGTCCCGCAAAAAAACCTCTTTACAAACATCAATCTATCCTCAGGAGATGGGCTTACAGGTTCATATCTTGGTGACTTAGCTGTACTTGCTGGTGTAACTCCAAAATACATCCACACAGATACTCAAATTGATTTCAATTGGGCAGAAGGCTCCCCCAATGCAAGCTTATTGGGTAATGACCTTTATACGATTAGCTGGAAAGGCTATTTAAGACCTCCTTTAGATGACAATTATACATTTACTGCAACTGGTGATGATGGATTTATGTTGTTAATAGATAATGATACTATCATTAATCAGTGGCATGATGGAATAATTGAAAACAAAGAAAAAACTGTTCATTTAAATGGGAGAACTTTTTATCCTTTCGAATTCAGATATTATGAAAACGGTGGCGATGCTAATATTAAACTACAATGGGCATCTTCATTGATAAATCAAACAGGGTTAGAAAAAAAATATCTATATACAAGCATTCCGGCGGTTACTTCAAATACTGAAACAGTATCTGAAAATACTTTAAATTATAAGCTTGCCAGAGATGGATCCGGAATAAGGCTATTAACTCAATCTAATTCAATTGAAAAGTTTGACATCTATAATATAAGCGGTAAAAGAATAGTTTCAGGAACAAATGAAATTCAAAATCAATGGATCGATATAAATAACTATTCAGATGGGTTATACATTATTCAGATTCTTGATAAAGGAAAACCGGTAATAATCAAGTTCATAAAATAAATTTCATTTCTTTCACAAAGCCTAATACATAAAAAAGACTGTCAGAAAATTCTGACAGTCTTTTTTTATAGTAGGCAAAAGAAAATCTTTTACCTCTGTACAACAATCTTTTTCTTTATCACTTTCTGGTTTGTGACCCCATAGACAATATATGCTCCGTCTTCTAGATATTCGCTGATTTTATTAAAATCCAGAGTTAATTCACCATTATAGGCAATTTCTTTACCTTGAAAATCATAGAGCTTTAAAGATAACAAAATTTCCTCCTGCACACTTGCTAGGCTTTCCTCAGATTTAGCCGATAATGCACTGAAGGCAGCTTCTTCTATTGCAGCAGAAGGGCAACCTCCTACCTTCAAAATTTTATCATATTGCTTGTACCAAGGACTTACAGAATAGTTAACTCCTGCACTGATACTGACAGATGATATGTTTGCTGAATAGGTTATATACACTTTACTTTTATCTAAAGGATCTACCTCTATAGTTGCCTGAGCATTGGTCCACCAACTTATATTGGTAAATGTGGCTTCCGGAGATAGCACAAACAAATATCTTTGCCCTGCAACCAGGCAAGAAGGGCCGTTAATTCCAGTAGTTAATATATTTTCAACCTTCACCGAAACTATAGAAGAAGTTGTTTTTCCTCCAAGATTATCGGTCGCCACAGCTGTCAGACTGTATGTACCTGCTGCAGCTCCAGTAATTGTAAAAGTATAAGGTGCTGTATTATCAGACCCCAATAACAATGATCCATTGTAAAATGCCACTCCTGAAATAGTACCATCTGCATCTGAAGCATTTGCTGTAATAGTGACATTTGCGGGAGCATTAAACGAAGCATTATTAAGCGGACTGGTAATTGAAACAGAAGGGTTCTGATTAACTGCTGGAACAACTGTTACTGTTACCGTATCAGTCCCTACTCCTCCATTATTATCTTTGACATTCGCAACAATTTTGTAAATGCCTGCTGCTACATTGGCCCAGCTGGCACTATATGGACTGGTAACATCCAATACAGATGCTCCTGCGCCAACAAATGAAACTTCACTTATCGTGCCGTCTGCATCAGTTGCTGTAGCTGCGACACTGATATTGGCAGGTGCTGTAAATACTGCATTGTTTGCAGGAGAAGTAATCTTTACTACAGGTTTTTGATTAACTGCAGGGACAACTGTTACCGTTACCGTATCAGTTCCCACTCCTCCGTTATTATCTTTAACATTCGCAACAACTTTGTAAGTACCGGCTGCTACATTGGTCCAGCTAGCACTATATGGACTGGTAACGTCTGACACCGATGACCCAACACCAACAAATGAAACTTCACTTATAGTTCCGTCTGCATCAGTTGCTGTAGCTGTGACACTAATAGTAGCAGGTGCTGTAAATACTGCATTGTTTACAGGAGAGGTGATCTTTACAACCGGACGTTGATTAATTGCAGGAACCACTGTTACAGTTACAGTATCAGTCCCTACTCCTCCATTATTATCTTTAGCATTCGCAACAATTTTGTAAGTACCGGCTGCTACATTGGTCCAGCTAGCACTATATGGACTGGTAACGTCTGACACCGATGATCCGACGCCAACAAATGAAACTTCGCTTATAGCTCCGTCTGCATCAGTTGCAGTAGCTGTGACGCTGATATTGGCAGGTGCAGTAAATACTGCATTGTTTGTAGGAGAAGTAATCTTTACCACAGGGTTTTGATTAACTGCAGGAACAACCGTTACCGTTACTGTATCAGTTCCCACTCCTCCGTTATTATCTTTAACATTCGCTACAATTTTATAAGTACCTGCTGCTATGTTATTCCAGCTAGCGCTATATGGACTGGTAACATCTGACACCGATGATCCAATGCCTACAAATGAAACTTCACTTATCGTCCCATCGGCATCCGTTGCGACAGCTGTGGCATTTATACTGGCAGGTGCTATAAATACAGCATTGTTAAGAGGAGACGTGATTTTAACAACAGGCTTCTGATTAACCTGACTCATAGGTATAGTACCTGATATGAAATATTCACCTAGAGAGGAATAATCAGAATATCCAGTAGTTAAAGGATCTCCTTGCCCTGTTCCATCAATATTCAAATAATAAGTTCCTGCAGAGAGGTTTATGTTAAATGAAGCATACAAACCATTTATTGCAGTGGGCCCTGTCTGACTACTTGGAGCAGAGGCTGTGGGATTGGAAGTAGCCAATGTTGTTCCCGAAGCATTTTTAAGAGTAGCAACTATATCAAGATTAGGATAAGACGGAGCTGGATTAATCGTTAAAGTAACAGTACCACCTGAGGTCGTAAATGAATAGATGTCGACATCTGTTCTCTGTGAAATAATGCCATAATTTTGAGCTTCCGCCACCACTCCAGACTGAGACACAAACAGTGCTTTAGCAGTAGCATTGGTATTGCCCGCCTCATCAGTTCTGAAACCGAATCCATTTCCTGTGCCAGAGATAATGGTTATATCATCCTGAGTTTGATTAGCATTTGCATATTCTCCACGACTCCACTGAACTAGCCCCTTAGAGTAACCAACCCCCATGATTGGGGCCCAGATTCCCTGTCCGGAATAGTAATCTTCTTTGGGTGAGGTTCTACCATCATGAGATAGGCCTAAAGTATGTCCGATTTCATGAGAACCGGCCTCACCACCACCTTTAGTGCCGCTATTGAAAACCCAGCAAGGTGTATCATCTGTCCATCTGAAAGAATTAACATATGCAACGCCACCAGCACCAGGAGAAGCAGTGTTTGTAGGAGTAAAAATACATCTGATCCTTCTACCTTTAGGGGCAGCGTTAAACACAGCTTCATTCGTAGTAATATTTATATTAAAAGCTCTGTAATCTTCACTGATCATTTTCCAGATATTAGTCACTTCAGTTTCTGAAAAATTGCCAGGCAAGGCATTGATAGTATTCCCACCGTTCCATCTTGTTCCCGTTACAACTTGTCCGTCAAAGTCCAGATAGGCAACGGCAACAGCTCCAGCCAAACTTTGAAGATTATACACTGCTGATCCGGAAGGCGGAGCTTGGACAGGTAAAGCCCTTTTTTCAGCATTTAAAGATTTATTAAAATCGATGCATATAACTTTATTAATATCTTCCTCTTCAACAAATACATTTCCTTTTTGAGAGAAATACCTGAATGCCTTTCTATCAGAAGGAATTACTACATAGCCATTCAATTTCCCATCAGCAATAGAAAAGGTTACTGATGAAGCCTCTTTATCCTGAACTTCTCCAATGATGACTTCTTCACCATCAACAGTTTTTTTAATATTAATCTGAGCCGAAACCGAATCTTTTGTAACAGGGATGGTACACTTCTTTATCTTGCGGGTTTTAATCTGGTTCTCGGAAAGATGTACGGCGTTATAAAAATCATCCACACTTCCGATATTAACTGGAGGAGCCGTAATATCCTGGGCATGAATACTTGTGAAAACAAAAAAAGATAAAAGAACACTCATAAGTAATTTATTCTTTATATCCCTATAATAACTCCTAATAATTTGTTGACTAGATTTTGCGTGTTTCTGTTTCATCATATTTTTTAGGTTAGCTTAAAACTGGTTTATAGAAATTGAAAATAAGTCTATACTACCTTCCCCGGTCTTTAATATCATTAGGGATGCATTAATAATTCTTTATCAGGCTATCCAGTTTTAACTGAATACGCTGACTTTAATCCGATAAATACTTTAGTAACCTAGACGTATTCAGAGCTTATAAAATTTAAGCTCATAACTTTCTTAAATATGGCGCAAGTAAAAATTGCTCCTGCACCTGAAGCATACTCTTAATTGATTTGTCAGAAGAACTACGATCAAAATCTGACACAAGTATTAATGATGGACTACCTGCAAATGTGGTATTTATAAAATTATATCAAAATTTAAAAGATACCCTCGCAATTCATCTACGTCGAAAATGATTAATCAAAAGGCTGTACAATAAATTCTCAGCAAAATCAATCTTAATATCCGGAACCTTATGGGGCAATAAAATAAAGAATTTAGATTAAATATTACAAAAAAAAATATAAATAATTATAAACATGACTATTGGGATTATAGCCAATATTTAGATTCAAAAGAATCTCTAAAACTAGCCAGGATTAAAAAAACGGAGAAAACCAATAAGACATAAATAAAATGCCCCAAGGGGTTATACAATTGTCTTTATAACCTCCAATATTTATAGCGGTCTTTATATTCAAATGATTAAAAAAGATTTCACAATAAACATTCTTTTAAAGGGCAAGTCATAAAATGTAGAGACGCTATGGATAGCGTCTCTGCATTAATCCTCCAAATAAGAGCATTTGATGTTCTTTACATTTTTAATTCTCAATTCCAGAGATCATTAGAATAAATGCAAACTCCTGAGCTATTTCCTCATACACTTTAAATCTTCCGGTAGTGCCTCCATGTCCGGTTTCCATATTGGTCCTAAGGCACAACAAATTATTATCTGTCTTTAAATCTCTTAGTTTAGCGATCCATTTAGCCGGTTCCCAATATTGAACCTGTGAATCATGCAGACCTGTAGTAATAAGTATATTCGGATATGCTTTAGATTGAATATTATCATATGGCGAATAGGATAACATATATTTATACGATTCTTCATTTTTAGGATTGCCCCATTCATCAAACTCACCAGTAGTTAAAGGTATGGATTCATCAAGCATCGTACTGACCACATCCACAAAAGGTACCTGTGCCAATATACCTTTAAACAGATCAGGTCTTAGATTCATTACTGCTCCCATCAATAAACCTCCTGCGCTGCCTCCTTGTGCAAACAGTTTATCGGAACTTGTGTATCCTTGTCCGATAAGATGTTGAGCACAATTGATAAAATCAGTGAATGTATTTATCTTCTTAAACATTTTACCATCTTCGTACCAATTCCTTCCCATCTCCTGCCCTCCTCTGATATGAGCTATTGCAAAAACAAATCCACGATCAAGAAGGCTTAGTCTTTTTGAAGAAAACTCAGGATCAATGCTTATTCCATATGAACCATAACCATAAAGCAATGCAGGATTATTGCCATTCAAAGACAATCCTTTTTTATACACAACAGACATTGGAATTTTAGTTCCGTCATCAGCAACAGCCCACATTCTCTCTGTTTTATAATCTGAAGGATTATACCCTCCTACGACAGTCTCGCGTTTTTTGAGTACCTGTTCACCTGTTCGCATATTGAAGTCATATACAGTATTGGGAGTAGTTAATGAGGTATATCTAAACCTTAGCCAT
Protein-coding regions in this window:
- a CDS encoding Ig-like domain-containing protein — translated: MSVLLSFFVFTSIHAQDITAPPVNIGSVDDFYNAVHLSENQIKTRKIKKCTIPVTKDSVSAQINIKKTVDGEEVIIGEVQDKEASSVTFSIADGKLNGYVVIPSDRKAFRYFSQKGNVFVEEEDINKVICIDFNKSLNAEKRALPVQAPPSGSAVYNLQSLAGAVAVAYLDFDGQVVTGTRWNGGNTINALPGNFSETEVTNIWKMISEDYRAFNINITTNEAVFNAAPKGRRIRCIFTPTNTASPGAGGVAYVNSFRWTDDTPCWVFNSGTKGGGEAGSHEIGHTLGLSHDGRTSPKEDYYSGQGIWAPIMGVGYSKGLVQWSRGEYANANQTQDDITIISGTGNGFGFRTDEAGNTNATAKALFVSQSGVVAEAQNYGIISQRTDVDIYSFTTSGGTVTLTINPAPSYPNLDIVATLKNASGTTLATSNPTASAPSSQTGPTAINGLYASFNINLSAGTYYLNIDGTGQGDPLTTGYSDYSSLGEYFISGTIPMSQVNQKPVVKITSPLNNAVFIAPASINATAVATDADGTISEVSFVGIGSSVSDVTSPYSASWNNIAAGTYKIVANVKDNNGGVGTDTVTVTVVPAVNQNPVVKITSPTNNAVFTAPANISVTATATDADGAISEVSFVGVGSSVSDVTSPYSASWTNVAAGTYKIVANAKDNNGGVGTDTVTVTVVPAINQRPVVKITSPVNNAVFTAPATISVTATATDADGTISEVSFVGVGSSVSDVTSPYSASWTNVAAGTYKVVANVKDNNGGVGTDTVTVTVVPAVNQKPVVKITSPANNAVFTAPANISVAATATDADGTISEVSFVGAGASVLDVTSPYSASWANVAAGIYKIVANVKDNNGGVGTDTVTVTVVPAVNQNPSVSITSPLNNASFNAPANVTITANASDADGTISGVAFYNGSLLLGSDNTAPYTFTITGAAAGTYSLTAVATDNLGGKTTSSIVSVKVENILTTGINGPSCLVAGQRYLFVLSPEATFTNISWWTNAQATIEVDPLDKSKVYITYSANISSVSISAGVNYSVSPWYKQYDKILKVGGCPSAAIEEAAFSALSAKSEESLASVQEEILLSLKLYDFQGKEIAYNGELTLDFNKISEYLEDGAYIVYGVTNQKVIKKKIVVQR